The genomic DNA CCTGTAAGTTTCTCCCATCTTTCGTTTGAATTTCTTGTTCTCTCTGCAATTGTTTGCGTTTGTACTCTGATCGTTCTTCATGCATACACTATGGAACAACTTAAATGCATCTGAAGAAGTCTTTAATGCATGCTGCCCGTTGAAAAGagtgaaaattataattactattttaaatattagggTTCGGTTATGGTATGATTGTAAATATAGTAAGTTACATTATTCTAATCAAGGCTTAGATTAAGGGGTTTTTCATCTTGAAAGTCTTATGTTCGATTATGATTGAATCATGTTCTAGCTAGATTAATTTTTGTTCAATGCTTTGATTGAACAGGGGTTCCTAGTCTCAGATTCAAAGAGTAAATATTGTATTTGCTCTCTCTTTGTTACTGCTGCATTGGTTTGCAGTGCTTATTTCATTGGAAGTGCatatctttcaaataatttcaaccaAGTAAGTATTTTCGATGTAGTAACAACATGCTTATGATGCCATCCGGGTTCAGTATCATTCTATCTTTTCAGATTTTACCATTATGGAATATGAATGAGACAAGGCAGAGTAAACAGAATGTAGAATCCAATAAGGTATATATGTTGTTTCAAATAGAGTTTTATGGGAGTTTCATAAATTGACATGTTTTGTATGTCTTATtatggattttttatttatttgcttCGGTTATAGGGGATATCAACGAAGGAAATAATCAATGCAAGCCTGGATCCTCAATATCAGAAATGCAAGGTACCTATTGAATCATTGTAATATGtagtttatttcaattttaatggtTATTTTTTCATATGTAGAGTGATTGTAGGCCTCATGGGAGTAATATATTGCCAAAGGGAATTGTTTCCGGAACTTCTAATTTGGATATGCTTCCTTTATGGGGTCCGGTGTCGGAAAATGTATGAATTTGATTACTCACTCATATTCCATTTTGTTTTAGTTACATTTTCTAAATATTCTGTTTATATCCGGTTTCAGATTGTTTCTAAGACGTCCATAGGTCTGTTGGCCATGGCAGTTGGAATAAAGCAGAAGGAAATCGTAAAAATAATCGTTGAAAAGGTGTCCcacattcatattttaaaacttttcgTATAGCTTAAATATTTTCGGTTAGGGGCAACTAAGCTTAGTTTCTTCAATTTTTGCAGTTTCTTGCAGATGATTTTGTAGTGATGCTCTTTCACTATGATGATGTAGTGGATGAGTGGCGTGATTTGGGATGGAATAATCGTGTCATTCATGTCTCGGCAACGAATCAAACGAAATGGTAGGATTTTtgtattatgttattttctatgtaaatgtgatgaataaatagttatttaaataccCTTTTTGCTGTTAAATATAGGTGGTTTGCTAAACGGTTCTTACATCCTGACTTGGTTGTGGAATACGATTACATATTTCTTTGGGATGAGGATCTTGGTGTCGATAATTTTAATCCGAAACAGTAATATTATTATCGATTTGAGTTTTACTTTTTAACTGTAACATATGTTGAAATTTACTTTGAATCTTATTGCAGATATCTTTTGATTGTTAAAGATGAAGGACTCGAAATATCACAGCCAGCGTTGGATCCTACTAAGTCCGACGTGCATCATCCAATTACTGCCCGTGTAAAGAATTCAAGAGTGCACAGGTCATTTCAAAGATTAATCTTTTTTCGATTTGATAGTAACTTAAAGAAGATATACTGAAAAAACCGCAATTCCATGATTGCAATACAGAAGGTACTATAAGTTCAAAGGAGGCGGAAGATGTTATGGAAACAGCACAAATCCTCCTTGCGTAgggtaatatttaattttttatttaaccttTTATATTTACTCTGGCGAGCATGATgaaatatcattaatatatgcAGTTGGGTAGAAATGATGGCCCCTGTATTCTCCAGAGCAGCTTGGCAATGTGCTTGGTATATGATCCAGGTATGATGATGCGATTTCGGTTACCTTAATTTTACCAAAATTATGATCTTTAGTGAcattttgttgttttgttctgaATTGGATGGGATAGAATGACTTGATCCATGCTTGGGGCCTAGATATGCAGCTCGGTTACTGTGCACAGGTTCATTTACCTTTTTACCCTTACAAAATCGTGTTGTATCGATGTAGTGGAAAAATGATGTTTCGGGTTTTTATTGTTAAACAGGGTGAGAGGACGAAAAACGTGGGAGTAGTAGATTCAGAGTATATAGTACATATAGGTCTTCCTACACTAGGTGGAGCACATCTCAACAAGGTAAAAATCTATGACAATTTAGAAGATTGATCAAGTGAAAATGtgttacattaattaattgtcTAAAGTCtgttatatataatgaaactGTTACTAACTAAATAATCTACACACTAGAAAATATCTCAATTTGTGTCTAGGTCGAAGtactaaattgtttttttatcaaaactGCAGGGATCAGAGATTTTACCCGTGGCTGATAACCGAAGTGAAGTAAGTTTTTCTTACTTGTAATGTTACTAACTAAGTAACTCGCACTCTTCTAGAAGATTTAACTCGTGTCTTAGACCagaataactaattttttttacggttttgGAAACCTTAGGGATCAGAGATTTTACCGGTGCTTGACAACAGAAGTGAAGTAAGTTTTTACCTGTACTAATAACAAAGTGTTGGTTTTTCGATTTCTTCTTAACtagaaaattgattaaattttgcAGGTTCGAAGACAATCCTTTGTTGAAATGCAGATTTTCAGGAAGAGATGGGCGAAAGCGGTTGAGGACGAGGATGAATGCTGGGACGACCCATATGAACAGCAGACAGATCAGAAAAATGGTTAACAGAATGCACACAgtacataatattattagtcGTAGTAGCCAAAATTCCGAAAATATCGTTATGGGTTAAGATTtggcaattttattttaaatagctGTTTGCATATATTATGTTTATCTATAGTTATTTCTCTTAGAATATGAAGTAGGTTTTTTTTTGCTATTTTTattgtgtaaataattgttcaccaatttaattatttttctattagaTAGAGTTAATTCTATTTTATCAAGTCATAATTATTGAATtgtcaattttaatttactcattttttgttaagttgtaaATGATCCTTTTATGCTGTCCCATTTGAAAATTTGTAACCTGAAACCGAAATATGGTATAAATGAGTTGAGCCCATTACCATAAAACTCAATTTGCATTATATACCCTCTTTCTAGTACCAAACTCGAAGATCCAATCAAGTTTTGACCGAGCTAATCACGAGTTATTTGCATCTTCTGCAACTTCAAATGGTGAAGAATGATGTTACTGCGATTTAGGTTTGGCTCAATTCAATGTTATTGCTGAAGGCGCAATTACTTCCCGCCTGAGGAAATTGCTTTTGTTTTGGAATTAACTGCAATAACTCAAATTTTCTCTGAATGAGATAATAACTCCATGGGAGTGGGGACCCTGATATGGTACTGGTAGGATGCCGATCTAATTATTTTAGATGAAtcatgcacaattatttatgaGCACACGGTTTTCAATGGAGAGttattaaatattgatgttgatAGATTTAGGgcttttatttgaaattgacaCTTGCTAATTATCATTGGAGATTACCTAAACAACAAAGATCAATGAGTAAAATGCTATTTAGTTTCATGTTAGATTCTTTGTAAACACAATCCATCTACTCTTAAAAGTTGTTCAAAGCTGGAGGTGTAAATTCAAATGAGATTGGATTTGAGACCAAGGGGGAAAATACCAATTTTCTCTTGTTTTTCTGTCTCATGGTAGACACTAATATATGTTTTGTCTCAACTTAATCAGTTTACTAATGTTAGAAGAGCTGTTTATTCTCACAAGGAATATTCTGGTAAAAGTGAGATATATAATGATCCAAATATGACACCTTgtattatgtttaaaataaacatgaatttttaatttgtggTTAGAATTTCATTTAGATAGCATGTGCTGCTGAAACACATTGGCCTGACTTTGACAGGATTCTCATGTCTTCTAATGGTTATTGTTTTACAACTTTTTAAGTTATATCCAGCTGGAAATgcattattttagataataattGGCTGCTGCATTTATCCATAAGTAATGATTCCAAACACCAAACATTAAGCAAAGCTAACTGATTTTTTTGTCTAATTAGCTGGTGGTATTCTAATGGAAATTTAAATGTTGGAAGTTTTGAAGTCCTGCAATCACAAGCCTGTGCTTGTGTCTTGTCTTATGGATCATTGTTTTGGTACTAACTTAACACAAGGAAACACAAAAAAAGAATACATTCTCATCATCATAACATTTAATTTGCTACCATAACCATCTGTAACTAAGCTCCATTTAGAGTTTCCTATTTGAACCACCTTCTTAATTCAGTAGTAGAACAAGGAGACAGTTCACCTCCAATGCTTTCTGTATAGCATGATGTATTTGATCCTAGCTCCATTCCAACATAGCCTGCTTGAACACTCTTGAAACTTGGGCTTCTCAAGTTTCTCCCAGCACTATTATAGTATGGTTCAGGAACAGGGTAAGAGAGACGTTTCTTTGCTGATGTGCTTCTTTCCCTCTCGGGTGTTGCTGGCCTCTGTCGTGGGGCACTTTGTGATCTGAGCCGAGCTTTGGCAGATTCTGTCGCAGTCATGTAGTTGGGTATTGCAGCACTAGAAGATGTTTCTGATTGCCTAGGTAAGTAACTGCTTAACCGGCGGGTGGTTACCAAACTCGGGGTATTATTAGCTGTTGAGAAGCTTTGTTCCTCCCTGAAGCACCTGGGGCTTGCTGAACGGACCTGAAGGGGTCTTATTTTAGAAGGAGAAGGTGAAACAGTTGGTTGATGATGTGCAGATCTATGACGAGGGGAAGCAAGTTGTCTCTGATTCTGAATATGGGGTGATTGTGGTCTTTGGACAGAAGAACTGGAATAGCGATGGGGCATGGACATGTCCATCTCAACTGTCTTTATAGGCTCTCTTCTGTCACTTGAGTCTCTACTGTAATTCTCCCATTGCTTTGATGCCATCCATTGATCAAGCCAATTTGCTCTTTCCTCAATCTCTCTTTCTATACCTTCTGCAGATAGGCCTCGTCCATCCCAAGCCTAAACAGATGTATGAATGAAGCTCTACTTATTAGAAAGAACAACACTATAATATTTATACCAGAGGTTTGGTtgaaaagagaagagaagagaagagagagcACCTGTTGAGACATGGCACGACCCACTGTTCTTTCATGCCTAAGGGCAGCTTCTTTTCTTGCCTGTAGAAGAGCATCGAgctgttcaagggtttgtggGCATTCATCCCAATCATCTGCCAAGCTACTTCTTGTTCTTGACTGtgaataataatatcataaatcaaTATTAATCTTAAGGTTTTCTTTTGCAGGAGGAGTTTATGAAGTTACCATTGACTTCCTATCTCGAAAGTCTTGAGAGGAGTGATACTTGGAGGACTCCCACTGGCTGTTGGAATCAGCAGCAATCATGGACTTTCTACTCCCTTCATGTGATAGCCTAGCACGTTGATCACGCACCCGACTCTGCACACGAAGCAGAGCCTCCATGCATTTCATTGTTGATTTTGCTTGTTTCCTTACATTGTGTCCTCTAACCAAAGCTTGGAGCTTCACAATTCCCCTCAGTGCTTGTAGAGCCCTTCTTGCCTTCAAGCAGTAAGTTCAAATGTTTATTGAAAATCAGATTATTTAAAGGGCAAAATGAAGCATGGTTTTGTGCCGTCTCTttgtttatgatatttttagtaATAGAAAACTTATCATTTATGAAACTTACTAGGTATCCCCTGAAAATTGTCTGGATTACTGTTGCAGCATAGTGTTCCCTCCTTTGCACAGAAATGGGAAGAGGTGGTCTGGTCAAGCGGATAATCTCAACGGCAGCCTGAGCAGATGCAACCGCTGCCTCAGCTGCAGCAGTGGTGGCTGCTGCAACTGCAATGGCATGCCTTTGCTCAGCAGACAGATTAGAAGAGTCTGtattagtagtagtagtagtagcaGTGTTGCTCAGCTTTGGGTTAGCAGAATGCCCACAAGTAGGTCTTCTAAACAACCatcttttcttctctctcttctgctGAGAAGAGAATAAAATTAGTACTAGGAGGTCTCATAAGAATCATAGAAAATGTGTCTAATTAGACTTGAGCTACCCGAACTGATAACATTTTGTTAGATTTTCGGTAGTACCatgatataaaattaaagaattttgtACATGTCAACGTCAAAGTTATAAAGAATTCCAAAATAGAGTTAGACCAACCCAAAAGTAGCTTAGAAATCTATGAGTAAGAAGAAAACCATGAGCTCACATGTCATGGGccctatctatctatctatctatctaaaAAATGAATATGGAAAAACATtactttatcttcttcttcttctccttggTCGTGTTGATCCTTCCTCCGGTTGCTGATCTTTGTATCTGCAGGTACCTTACTTGGGGAGCTGAAGGCCTTTTTAACTAGTGACAGCCATGAAGAACCTCCTTTTTTACCCATGGTGAGATAGCTGGTCAAGACTAATTAAGATTTAGAAGGATGGAAATGGTGGGTTTTTTAGGATTTTGATTTTGCCATGGTTTTAGGCTCaaactttgaagaagaagaagaaggaatgagagagagagagagaaagagagaccTAAAACATGTGCAGAAGAGAGAAAGGCACCTAGAAAGGAGGATTACTACTAAAGGCTatcatgaatatatatttataatatatagaggccgagttgattaaataatttaatttagtagtacattattattattgaatattatGAATCTCTCTCAATTcaagaaacacaaaaatccaaGAAGAAATTTAAAATGTAGCTAGCTTTATTGGTTAAGATAGCTTTTTATTTTAACAGCTGACGAGCTCTTATGGCATCACGTGGTATGTTCAGCTGGAGGACACTAATATGAAAGAGGATGGTGGAGTGCCCTAGAGGTGGTAGGGTTTCTTATTTttggtaataataataattttttgaaaacgcAGTTGGAAGGTGGGTTTTTTGTTTTAGCCCCCACCTAAGGGTCTCTCTgtctatattttgaaaaaataaaataatgtataaaaaaatatctaataaaaatTACAGTAAATAGTGAATGATTTCTTTCATAAGTTTTTTGTTTGCTTATTTCTTTCTATAATTTATACTTCTGATGGAGTGATTAGAACTTAGGCCTTTAgggtctttttttttttgtttggaatCTGTTTGTGGTTAGAATCCAATGGATTCTAAGCTTGACTTTTGAGAGCTTTGAATTCTAGTAATAAATACACTACTTCtaaggtcttgtttgtttgagattgtttaaataatttaaacataatcaaatatcatttcagtCTTTATTCTCTCATTCGTTagatcatttaatttattaaacaaaacattaaataccttctatttttttaattatttaattattatatattaatatcatttaagtatttgtataaaaaaaatatacttttcttaaaattaccatcacataaattttaaataacccacaaattttttaaataactcacaATTGAACTGGCTTTAgaagtaatatattttattattagaattcAAAACTCTCAATGTCAAGCTTTGAATCCATTGGATTCTAACCACAGATTCCAAACAAGAGTATATTGGTATATGTTTTCTCTCACATActacaataaacaaaatatgatattactttttaatttttaaaaaaaattatttattattttttattaattcgttttattcaaaattttcttgttaattttttaagctTACCCTAAATTCTTTTCAAACTCATTTCAACTATAAATCATGGGTCTGtcctaataataaaaatcaccgtaaatcataatttttaaataatccactACGAAACAAGacttatgatttatttaaataatttatcatcatctcatttatcttttcataatcaaattaattaatttatcaataccAAAATACCTTAAaacattcattaaatattttcattaataaccCAACTCTCATACCCTTCTATCAAAaagagattatttaaatattctaaaccggttatttaaataacctaaatccGAACAGGTCCTAAGTTgaacatattaaataatttgacatAAAAATGGCCTTGAATATAGTGATGCCCCGAGCCAAAACACAAgtcaaaaaaaatgaatgaaagagGAATCACATAATTGGGTAAGAGAGACGGTCTCTTCAAAACATGATCAGTGCAGGGCAGCAGAGCAGGGTCATGGGTATagtaaatagtaaataatttcAGTGCACTGTGACTGGCTGGTCAAAACTGTTGCTCTGTATTACTTACCCAATTAGATTCTCTTTCAAAAGTTAAATGTATTTTACTGCCCTTTTAAAGAGTGTCTCAGGTTCTTATTTATTGCTTAAGGGAGTCATTTTTATCGGAAGTAtcgaagtttttttttttattcattcggTTGTACAATATTTCAATTCACCCTCATATTATACTACATTTTCATTTCCTTTACTAAACTAACCAATTCTTTATTCAAATTCacaaatgatttaattttataaatataatatattaaatgaaaatttattacataacaaatgacattttaaacttttattacaTATAAATTCATAATGAGGCACAACTTAATACAATTATCACACGAACATAAGTCGTAATTTGGATACTCATTGGGTTGTAATTTGGATACTCGATACACTTTGTTTAACTCAGATTTGCTGTTTGTAGGTCACGACTCGACACGAGCAGTGGTGGTTCTGACTATTGGCTCGCCctacttatattattattatttttatctagtTTAATAAATATCTTTCATCTATAAGttgttttttacttaatttaataatttttatttgtaaatgattgaactattatatataataaaattaggaaaataaattaattttagcaTATTTGACCTATGGGTACATTGATGGGTTACCCCTAGAATTGATTTACCCTAACCCACAAACTTGCTATGCTTACCCTATGATCGGTCCTAAACACCAACCATACTACAAAATTATACcagtataatatataattttatgttaaaacttttaaaacaattaaaacatttataaaatctataataTAATGACTAAATATAGATCATTTATTCAGATTTACTATTGGTGTAGACAATCGTCTAGTGATTTGGAAACGGGTAACTAACCCTAACATGATTTGGTTGGAAACACCTACCATTAATTGATGGCCCGGGCTGTTCACTCCATCATCTCtgcatttatttttatcagTTAG from Impatiens glandulifera chromosome 9, dImpGla2.1, whole genome shotgun sequence includes the following:
- the LOC124914507 gene encoding uncharacterized protein LOC124914507 isoform X2 — translated: MKAANPGFLVSDSKSKYCICSLFVTAALVCSAYFIGSAYLSNNFNQILPLWNMNETRQSKQNVESNKGISTKEIINASLDPQYQKCKSDCRPHGSNILPKGIVSGTSNLDMLPLWGPVSENIVSKTSIGLLAMAVGIKQKEIVKIIVEKFLADDFVVMLFHYDDVVDEWRDLGWNNRVIHVSATNQTKWWFAKRFLHPDLVVEYDYIFLWDEDLGVDNFNPKQYLLIVKDEGLEISQPALDPTKSDVHHPITARVKNSRVHRYYKFKGGGRCYGNSTNPPCVGWVEMMAPVFSRAAWQCAWYMIQNDLIHAWGLDMQLGYCAQGERTKNVGVVDSEYIVHIGLPTLGGAHLNKGSEILPVADNRSEGSEILPVLDNRSEVRRQSFVEMQIFRKRWAKAVEDEDECWDDPYEQQTDQKNG
- the LOC124914507 gene encoding uncharacterized protein LOC124914507 isoform X1 yields the protein MKAANPGFLVSDSKSKYCICSLFVTAALVCSAYFIGSAYLSNNFNQILPLWNMNETRQSKQNVESNKGISTKEIINASLDPQYQKCKSDCRPHGSNILPKGIVSGTSNLDMLPLWGPVSENIVSKTSIGLLAMAVGIKQKEIVKIIVEKFLADDFVVMLFHYDDVVDEWRDLGWNNRVIHVSATNQTKWWFAKRFLHPDLVVEYDYIFLWDEDLGVDNFNPKQYLLIVKDEGLEISQPALDPTKSDVHHPITARVKNSRVHRRYYKFKGGGRCYGNSTNPPCVGWVEMMAPVFSRAAWQCAWYMIQNDLIHAWGLDMQLGYCAQGERTKNVGVVDSEYIVHIGLPTLGGAHLNKGSEILPVADNRSEGSEILPVLDNRSEVRRQSFVEMQIFRKRWAKAVEDEDECWDDPYEQQTDQKNG
- the LOC124916482 gene encoding protein IQ-DOMAIN 17-like isoform X2, which gives rise to MGKKGGSSWLSLVKKAFSSPSKVPADTKISNRRKDQHDQGEEEEDKKREKKRWLFRRPTCGHSANPKLSNTATTTTTNTDSSNLSAEQRHAIAVAAATTAAAEAAVASAQAAVEIIRLTRPPLPISVQRREHYAATVIQTIFRGYLARRALQALRGIVKLQALVRGHNVRKQAKSTMKCMEALLRVQSRVRDQRARLSHEGSRKSMIAADSNSQWESSKYHSSQDFRDRKSMSRTRSSLADDWDECPQTLEQLDALLQARKEAALRHERTVGRAMSQQAWDGRGLSAEGIEREIEERANWLDQWMASKQWENYSRDSSDRREPIKTVEMDMSMPHRYSSSSVQRPQSPHIQNQRQLASPRHRSAHHQPTVSPSPSKIRPLQVRSASPRCFREEQSFSTANNTPSLVTTRRLSSYLPRQSETSSSAAIPNYMTATESAKARLRSQSAPRQRPATPERERSTSAKKRLSYPVPEPYYNSAGRNLRSPSFKSVQAGYVGMELGSNTSCYTESIGGELSPCSTTELRRWFK
- the LOC124916482 gene encoding protein IQ-DOMAIN 17-like isoform X1, producing MGKKGGSSWLSLVKKAFSSPSKVPADTKISNRRKDQHDQGEEEEDKQKREKKRWLFRRPTCGHSANPKLSNTATTTTTNTDSSNLSAEQRHAIAVAAATTAAAEAAVASAQAAVEIIRLTRPPLPISVQRREHYAATVIQTIFRGYLARRALQALRGIVKLQALVRGHNVRKQAKSTMKCMEALLRVQSRVRDQRARLSHEGSRKSMIAADSNSQWESSKYHSSQDFRDRKSMSRTRSSLADDWDECPQTLEQLDALLQARKEAALRHERTVGRAMSQQAWDGRGLSAEGIEREIEERANWLDQWMASKQWENYSRDSSDRREPIKTVEMDMSMPHRYSSSSVQRPQSPHIQNQRQLASPRHRSAHHQPTVSPSPSKIRPLQVRSASPRCFREEQSFSTANNTPSLVTTRRLSSYLPRQSETSSSAAIPNYMTATESAKARLRSQSAPRQRPATPERERSTSAKKRLSYPVPEPYYNSAGRNLRSPSFKSVQAGYVGMELGSNTSCYTESIGGELSPCSTTELRRWFK